A genome region from Mesorhizobium sp. B2-1-8 includes the following:
- the map gene encoding type I methionyl aminopeptidase — protein sequence MVTYLDAATAPLRNTGQIRLYGEEGFAGMRKACDLTARCLDELVPMVGPGVTTDTIDRFVFEFGMDHGALPATLNYRGYTKSSCTSINHVVCHGIPDNKPLKDGDIVNIDVTYILDGWHGDSSRMYPVGTIKRAAERLLEVTHECLMRGIAAVRPGARTGAIGAAIQTYAEAERCSVVRDFCGHGVGQLFHDAPNILHYGNANEGVEMRPGMIFTIEPMINLGRPHVKVLSDGWTAVTRDRSLSAQYEHTIGVTDAGCEIFTLSPKKLDRPGLPA from the coding sequence ATGGTCACCTATCTCGACGCCGCCACGGCACCGCTCAGAAACACCGGCCAGATCCGTCTCTATGGCGAGGAAGGCTTTGCCGGCATGCGCAAGGCATGCGACCTCACCGCACGCTGCCTGGACGAGCTGGTGCCGATGGTCGGTCCCGGCGTCACCACCGACACCATCGACCGCTTCGTCTTCGAATTCGGCATGGACCACGGCGCACTGCCGGCCACGCTCAACTATCGCGGTTACACGAAATCGTCCTGCACCTCGATCAACCATGTCGTCTGTCACGGCATTCCCGACAACAAGCCGTTGAAGGATGGCGATATCGTCAACATCGACGTGACCTACATCCTCGATGGCTGGCACGGCGATTCCTCGCGCATGTATCCGGTCGGCACGATCAAGCGGGCTGCCGAACGCCTGCTCGAGGTCACCCACGAATGCCTGATGCGCGGCATCGCCGCCGTCAGGCCAGGAGCGCGTACCGGTGCCATCGGCGCTGCCATCCAGACTTACGCCGAAGCCGAGCGCTGCTCGGTGGTGCGCGATTTCTGCGGCCACGGCGTCGGCCAGCTCTTCCACGACGCACCCAACATCCTGCACTACGGCAATGCCAATGAAGGCGTGGAAATGCGCCCCGGCATGATCTTCACCATCGAGCCGATGATCAACCTCGGCCGGCCGCATGTGAAGGTCCTGTCGGATGGCTGGACGGCAGTGACACGTGACCGCTCGCTGTCGGCGCAATATGAGCACACGATCGGCGTGACCGACGCCGGCTGCGAGATTTTCACACTGTCGCCCAAAAAGCTCGACCGTCCCGGCTTGCCGGCTTAG
- a CDS encoding DUF982 domain-containing protein has protein sequence MDRLQFEVPVRIAPGPGLPVEEIYSVEQALDFLQDCPARRQGPVYQRAFNACFGATVDVVKTEDACRAFMAFCRVTGLMAGDMMAPRKRGGEARALQA, from the coding sequence ATGGACAGATTGCAATTCGAGGTGCCGGTACGCATCGCACCAGGCCCAGGCTTGCCCGTCGAGGAAATCTACAGCGTCGAACAGGCGCTCGATTTTCTGCAGGATTGTCCGGCACGCCGGCAGGGACCGGTGTATCAGAGAGCCTTCAATGCCTGTTTTGGCGCGACGGTGGATGTGGTCAAGACCGAAGACGCCTGCCGGGCGTTCATGGCGTTCTGCCGCGTCACCGGACTGATGGCCGGCGACATGATGGCGCCGCGCAAGCGCGGCGGCGAGGCGAGAGCACTGCAGGCCTGA
- a CDS encoding helix-turn-helix domain-containing protein — MDMRQLVGKNFARIRREKGLTQEEVEARSGFSQQYLSSLERGRRNPTVITLYELAQALGVSHLELVKPDGS; from the coding sequence ATGGACATGCGTCAGCTTGTTGGAAAAAACTTCGCTCGTATTCGGCGAGAGAAAGGCCTGACGCAGGAGGAGGTCGAAGCGCGCTCCGGATTCAGTCAGCAGTATCTAAGTAGCCTTGAGCGCGGTCGGCGAAATCCCACCGTGATTACTCTCTACGAACTTGCCCAAGCGTTAGGAGTAAGTCACTTGGAATTGGTCAAGCCAGACGGCTCCTAG
- a CDS encoding pilus assembly protein TadG-related protein: MGFNCFTRIRHLADGIRRGRNANVATIFALALPIVVGAAGFGVETSYWYYSSLKLQATADAAAYAGALEKLAGSDTASITAAATQSATDNGLGNGTIVVNTPPTSGPNAAKKAVEVILDQNLDRMFTSVFTQGKVPERARAVALITNASKACMTALDPTASQAVLFSGNTSVKVTGCVVTSNSIAPDAIRLQGSAALQVDCLISAGGVVLNNPVTTVCNSPITQALPVSDPFASVPAPAASNPCQNLKGNKTTQTIQPGTYCSGMDLSGNVTLSPGVYVVQGNLKINAGAVIQGDGVTIFMAGSSTVSMNGNANVTLSAPQSGTYSGMLFYGDRTGAAAQSTFNGTATSLLTGAIYFPKQQVNYLGNFSGKNGCTQIVADTIQWSGNSTINQDCSSLGMKDIPAAASVAIVE; the protein is encoded by the coding sequence ATGGGCTTCAACTGCTTCACCCGGATTCGGCACCTGGCGGACGGCATCCGCCGGGGTAGGAACGCGAATGTCGCCACGATCTTCGCCCTAGCCTTGCCGATCGTCGTCGGTGCGGCGGGTTTCGGCGTCGAGACCTCCTACTGGTATTACAGCAGCCTAAAACTGCAGGCCACGGCCGACGCGGCCGCCTATGCCGGTGCGCTGGAAAAGCTCGCGGGGTCCGACACGGCATCGATCACGGCGGCCGCGACCCAGTCGGCGACCGACAACGGCCTCGGGAACGGCACCATCGTCGTCAACACGCCGCCGACATCAGGGCCGAATGCTGCCAAAAAGGCGGTCGAGGTGATCCTCGACCAGAACCTCGACCGGATGTTCACCTCCGTCTTCACGCAGGGCAAGGTGCCGGAGCGGGCGAGGGCGGTGGCGCTCATCACCAACGCCTCGAAGGCCTGCATGACCGCGCTCGATCCGACCGCCTCGCAGGCTGTATTGTTTTCCGGCAATACCAGCGTGAAGGTCACTGGTTGCGTGGTGACGTCCAATTCGATCGCCCCGGACGCCATCCGGCTTCAGGGCTCGGCGGCCCTCCAGGTCGATTGCCTGATATCGGCGGGCGGCGTCGTGCTGAACAATCCGGTGACGACGGTCTGCAACTCTCCGATCACCCAGGCCTTGCCCGTATCCGATCCGTTCGCCAGCGTGCCAGCGCCCGCCGCCAGCAACCCATGCCAGAATCTCAAAGGCAATAAGACAACGCAAACAATCCAGCCCGGGACTTATTGCAGTGGCATGGACCTCTCCGGCAATGTCACGCTTTCGCCCGGCGTCTATGTCGTGCAGGGCAATTTGAAAATCAACGCGGGCGCGGTCATCCAGGGCGACGGCGTAACCATCTTCATGGCCGGCAGCAGCACCGTCAGCATGAACGGAAACGCCAACGTGACGCTCAGCGCGCCGCAGTCGGGCACCTATTCCGGCATGCTGTTCTACGGCGACAGGACAGGCGCGGCGGCGCAGAGCACCTTCAACGGTACGGCAACATCCTTGCTGACCGGCGCCATCTATTTCCCCAAGCAGCAGGTCAACTACCTCGGCAACTTCTCAGGCAAGAATGGCTGCACGCAGATTGTGGCCGACACTATCCAGTGGTCTGGCAATTCCACGATCAACCAGGACTGCTCGAGTCTGGGAATGAAGGACATCCCCGCGGCGGCGTCAGTGGCGATTGTCGAATGA
- a CDS encoding nuclear transport factor 2 family protein, whose translation MTNARSAEEAALNEWHRIILQRDWERLPDLLTDDVTYHNPAQAEPLHGKDALIGTLQLVFGIFADFEYIPELCRR comes from the coding sequence GTGACCAATGCACGCTCGGCAGAAGAAGCCGCTCTCAATGAATGGCATCGCATCATACTCCAGCGCGACTGGGAAAGGCTGCCAGATCTTTTGACGGACGACGTCACTTACCACAATCCGGCGCAGGCCGAACCGCTGCACGGCAAGGACGCGCTTATCGGTACGTTGCAGCTCGTCTTCGGCATCTTCGCGGATTTCGAATACATCCCGGAGCTTTGCCGGCGCTGA
- a CDS encoding DUF6074 family protein, whose translation MSPEKVRAFPIDRQLFLVREVAAKLGNLHGETATSFWKAKAAELLDFVVGSGRDRTAASDEVRRFFLAVQRELLAAPTVEATPSLSA comes from the coding sequence ATGTCCCCAGAAAAAGTCCGTGCGTTCCCGATCGATCGTCAGCTGTTCCTGGTCAGGGAAGTTGCCGCCAAGCTCGGCAATCTGCATGGTGAGACCGCCACCTCGTTCTGGAAGGCAAAAGCGGCGGAGCTGCTCGATTTCGTGGTCGGATCCGGCAGGGACAGAACGGCAGCCAGTGACGAAGTTCGCAGGTTCTTCCTAGCCGTGCAGCGCGAGCTTTTGGCTGCCCCGACGGTCGAGGCGACGCCAAGCCTGTCCGCCTGA
- a CDS encoding JAB domain-containing protein — MATQGDDDERSFFSEVPVRPAARAKAAIDEKPTVVEKPHYLGHRDRLRERFASAGPDALPDYELLELLLFRLIPRADTKPVAKALLVRFGTFAEVLGAPVGLLQEVKGIGPTVALELKVVAATAQRMARGEVHGREVLASWQQLLDYCRSAMAFEAREQLRILFLDKKNALISDEVQQTGTVDHTPVYPREVVKRALELSATAIILVHNHPTCPFSITHDHALAH; from the coding sequence ATGGCGACACAAGGCGACGACGACGAGCGGAGTTTTTTCTCCGAGGTGCCGGTTCGGCCGGCGGCGAGAGCCAAGGCGGCAATCGATGAAAAGCCGACAGTCGTTGAAAAGCCGCATTATCTCGGCCATCGCGATCGTCTGCGCGAGCGCTTTGCCTCGGCCGGTCCGGATGCCTTGCCCGACTATGAGCTTCTGGAGCTCCTGCTCTTCCGCCTGATCCCGCGCGCCGACACCAAGCCGGTCGCCAAGGCGCTGCTGGTCCGCTTCGGCACCTTCGCCGAAGTGCTTGGCGCGCCCGTCGGCCTGTTGCAGGAGGTCAAGGGCATCGGACCGACCGTAGCGCTCGAGCTGAAGGTCGTCGCGGCGACCGCACAGCGCATGGCGCGCGGCGAGGTCCATGGCCGCGAAGTGCTGGCCTCATGGCAACAGCTTCTCGACTATTGCCGCTCGGCCATGGCGTTCGAGGCGCGCGAGCAGTTACGCATCCTGTTCCTCGACAAGAAGAACGCGCTGATATCAGACGAGGTGCAGCAGACAGGCACGGTCGACCACACGCCCGTCTATCCCCGAGAAGTGGTCAAGCGCGCGCTCGAACTGTCGGCCACCGCGATCATCCTGGTCCACAATCATCCCACTTGCCCCTTTTCAATCACGCACGATCACGCTTTAGCACATTGA
- a CDS encoding NAD-dependent succinate-semialdehyde dehydrogenase — protein MAYRTVNPYTEQTIQEFAEHTDSEVEAALAKADALFRADWSKGGRELRLAILARLSDLITANRDALANTMAEEMGKPLSQGQMEADLCADIARYYADKADDILKPEPVSSDVGEGWIEYHPVGVLLAVEPWNFPIYQLIRVVAPAIALGNPVIYKHAGIVPQSAALFADLVRRAGAPEGAVTNLYISAAKVAELIGDDRVRGVALTGSEGAGSKIGARAGEMLKKSTLEMGGSDVFVVLDDADLAKAVEGGIFARLGNAGQMCTAAKRFIVQRGIADAFTQAFVGAMQAVPMGDPKNPQTLLGPMASREGLESLSRQVEEAVGYGATVLTGGKRAERTGFFYEPTVLSDVMPDNPAFYQEFFGPVALLFVADDDDAIVALANDSKFGLGGAIYSADIARARALASRIESGMVFINTPTISRPELPFGGVKRSGYGRELGDVGIKEFVNRKLVVVAGA, from the coding sequence ATGGCTTACAGAACTGTCAATCCGTACACGGAACAGACGATCCAGGAGTTCGCGGAACACACCGATTCCGAAGTCGAGGCAGCGCTGGCCAAAGCCGATGCGCTGTTCCGCGCCGACTGGTCCAAGGGTGGGCGAGAGCTGCGTCTCGCGATCCTGGCGCGCCTGTCCGATCTGATCACCGCAAACCGGGATGCGCTGGCCAACACGATGGCCGAAGAAATGGGCAAGCCGCTTTCCCAGGGCCAGATGGAGGCCGACCTGTGCGCCGACATCGCGCGCTACTATGCCGACAAGGCCGACGACATCCTGAAACCGGAGCCGGTGTCCAGCGATGTCGGCGAGGGATGGATCGAGTATCACCCTGTGGGGGTCCTGCTTGCCGTGGAGCCCTGGAACTTCCCGATCTATCAGCTGATCCGGGTTGTCGCCCCCGCCATCGCCCTCGGCAACCCGGTGATCTACAAGCACGCCGGCATCGTGCCGCAATCTGCCGCGCTGTTTGCGGATCTGGTCCGACGGGCCGGCGCACCGGAGGGCGCCGTCACCAATCTCTACATCTCGGCAGCCAAGGTGGCCGAATTGATCGGCGACGACCGCGTACGGGGTGTGGCCCTCACCGGCTCGGAAGGGGCCGGCAGCAAGATTGGCGCGCGTGCGGGCGAGATGCTCAAGAAGTCGACCCTCGAAATGGGCGGGAGCGATGTGTTCGTGGTGCTCGACGATGCCGACCTTGCCAAGGCGGTCGAGGGGGGCATCTTCGCCCGGCTCGGCAATGCGGGTCAGATGTGTACCGCCGCCAAGCGGTTCATTGTCCAGCGCGGCATTGCCGACGCCTTCACCCAGGCCTTCGTCGGGGCGATGCAGGCCGTACCCATGGGCGACCCGAAGAACCCGCAAACCCTGCTTGGGCCAATGGCCTCGCGTGAGGGGCTGGAGAGCCTGAGCCGCCAGGTCGAGGAGGCCGTCGGGTACGGTGCAACCGTGCTGACCGGGGGCAAGCGCGCGGAGCGGACTGGCTTTTTCTACGAGCCGACGGTGCTGTCCGACGTGATGCCTGACAATCCTGCCTTCTATCAGGAGTTTTTCGGGCCGGTCGCGCTGCTCTTCGTCGCCGATGATGACGATGCGATCGTTGCCCTCGCCAATGACTCGAAGTTCGGTTTGGGCGGCGCGATCTACTCTGCCGACATTGCACGGGCACGGGCGCTGGCCTCTCGCATCGAAAGCGGCATGGTCTTCATCAACACGCCCACCATCTCTCGGCCCGAACTGCCCTTCGGCGGGGTCAAGCGCTCTGGCTACGGCCGCGAACTGGGGGATGTCGGCATCAAGGAATTCGTCAACCGCAAGCTGGTCGTTGTCGCCGGCGCATGA
- a CDS encoding tyrosine-type recombinase/integrase, with protein MPSLTDGEIRRTLKRVDETGKQQNLVDGEGHGTGRLVLVIKPMPTRVTADWMAQQWRDQKRLKKKLGSYPSMGLSQARETFRRDFADMIQKGRSIKIAGDTRPGTVADLFEAYVASLKADGKPSWKEAEKGLNKIADSLGRNRPARDIEPDEIRDIIRPIYQRGKRSMADHVRSYVRSAYSWGLKSEHDYRSTSVRRFRLVYNPAAGIPTEPKNVGTRWLDEEEFIRLYRWLESPDAPVHPPYTRAVRILMLTGQRVEEIARLHVDQWDAAERIIDWSKTKNGKPHAIPVPKIAAELIGSIKPNEFGWFFPSATDPSKPVSHGTLYSFMWRQRDREVIPVVTNRDLRRTWKTLAGKAGLSKEIRDRLQNHTLQDVSSKSYDRWNYMPEKRAAMARWDKFVRDMLVKKKRKTAFKEAA; from the coding sequence GTGCCAAGCCTTACCGATGGAGAGATTCGCCGCACTTTGAAGCGGGTCGACGAGACCGGAAAGCAGCAGAACCTTGTCGATGGCGAGGGCCACGGAACAGGCCGCCTCGTTCTGGTGATAAAGCCAATGCCTACCCGTGTGACTGCGGACTGGATGGCCCAACAGTGGCGAGACCAAAAGCGTCTCAAGAAAAAGCTCGGCTCGTATCCGTCAATGGGCCTCAGCCAGGCCCGCGAGACTTTCAGACGCGACTTCGCCGACATGATCCAGAAGGGACGCAGCATCAAGATTGCGGGCGACACGCGACCCGGCACGGTCGCCGATCTGTTCGAGGCTTACGTGGCGTCGCTCAAGGCGGATGGAAAACCGTCCTGGAAGGAGGCCGAAAAGGGGTTGAACAAGATCGCCGATTCGCTCGGTCGCAACCGCCCTGCCCGCGATATCGAGCCTGATGAGATTAGGGACATCATTCGCCCTATTTATCAGCGAGGCAAACGGTCCATGGCCGATCACGTTCGGAGCTATGTTCGCTCAGCCTACAGTTGGGGGCTGAAGTCCGAACATGACTACCGCTCAACCTCGGTCCGTCGCTTTCGTCTCGTCTACAATCCAGCTGCAGGTATTCCGACCGAACCGAAAAACGTTGGAACGCGTTGGTTGGACGAAGAGGAATTTATCCGTCTTTATCGTTGGCTCGAATCTCCCGATGCGCCGGTTCACCCCCCTTACACGCGTGCCGTAAGAATTCTTATGCTGACGGGCCAGCGCGTCGAGGAGATCGCTCGGCTACACGTCGATCAATGGGATGCGGCCGAACGCATCATCGATTGGTCCAAAACAAAGAATGGAAAGCCTCACGCCATCCCCGTGCCTAAGATTGCGGCGGAGCTTATCGGGTCGATCAAGCCGAATGAATTTGGCTGGTTTTTTCCATCCGCAACCGACCCGTCCAAGCCAGTCAGCCATGGCACGCTCTACTCATTCATGTGGCGCCAACGCGATCGCGAGGTCATCCCCGTCGTGACGAACCGCGATCTCCGGCGAACCTGGAAGACGCTTGCCGGCAAGGCAGGTCTCTCGAAAGAGATCCGAGACCGATTGCAGAACCACACCCTGCAGGACGTCAGTTCCAAGAGCTACGATCGCTGGAATTATATGCCGGAAAAACGTGCCGCCATGGCGCGATGGGACAAGTTTGTCCGCGATATGCTCGTGAAGAAGAAGCGTAAAACCGCATTCAAGGAAGCTGCCTGA
- a CDS encoding TadE/TadG family type IV pilus assembly protein has translation MKRGAHRLTSAIREDAGGAAVEFAMVLPILCLVLLGIADGWSYVTSSLSMRAGVKTAANMVLAGSADDSATRAAALANWERMPDDGQVTLSRIYKCGTTVVVASTLCSGPKAPSVFVQIDASATWTPPFTFGVFSAPSTIGQQELIRVR, from the coding sequence ATGAAGCGCGGGGCCCACCGATTGACCTCAGCCATTCGCGAGGACGCGGGCGGTGCCGCGGTTGAGTTCGCGATGGTCCTGCCGATCCTGTGTCTGGTACTGCTCGGCATCGCCGACGGCTGGTCATACGTCACGAGTTCGCTGTCGATGCGCGCCGGCGTGAAGACGGCAGCGAACATGGTCTTGGCGGGCTCCGCCGACGACAGCGCGACGCGGGCCGCGGCACTGGCGAACTGGGAGAGGATGCCGGACGACGGTCAGGTTACGCTGAGCCGGATCTACAAATGCGGGACGACCGTGGTCGTCGCTTCGACCTTGTGCAGCGGGCCGAAGGCACCGTCGGTCTTTGTCCAGATCGACGCATCGGCGACGTGGACTCCGCCCTTCACCTTCGGCGTCTTTTCCGCCCCCAGCACGATCGGCCAGCAGGAGCTGATCCGTGTTCGGTAA
- a CDS encoding TadE/TadG family type IV pilus assembly protein, which translates to MFGNAGGFRADRSGGAALEFALIAPFLIMLLFGIFAFGWSMNSASSVRYTLEASARSLQLNNTLTQADIQAIATQKLLALGLRNVNVTIATDPASGGFRMAHLTAAYAFVIDFPYFNAYPINYATTVTVPLVGS; encoded by the coding sequence GTGTTCGGTAATGCGGGAGGCTTCAGGGCCGATCGATCGGGCGGAGCCGCGCTCGAATTCGCGCTGATCGCACCGTTCCTTATCATGCTGCTATTCGGAATCTTCGCCTTCGGCTGGTCTATGAATTCGGCTTCCAGCGTTCGTTACACGCTGGAGGCGTCCGCACGGTCCCTGCAGCTTAACAACACGCTGACCCAGGCCGACATCCAGGCGATCGCGACGCAGAAACTGCTTGCGCTGGGTCTGAGGAATGTGAACGTCACGATCGCCACCGACCCGGCGAGCGGCGGCTTTCGCATGGCGCACCTGACCGCTGCCTATGCGTTCGTGATAGATTTCCCATATTTCAACGCCTACCCGATCAACTACGCGACCACCGTTACCGTGCCACTGGTCGGCAGTTAG